The sequence below is a genomic window from Trichosurus vulpecula isolate mTriVul1 chromosome 5, mTriVul1.pri, whole genome shotgun sequence.
TGTGGAGGACTTTCTCACTTGCCACCAATGACAAGCTGCTTGTCACTGACATATCATTCTTCTGCATCTGTCTTTCCAGTAATCAGTTGGTCTATCCTCACTGTGTTGGTCTTCCGCTCACACATTAAGTAATGTGTGTCATTACAGAGTGAAgtataaatttttccctttaaaaaatagGTACAATGCTGATCTTCTCCATTAACTAAAAGCTTAAACCTGTGGAAGGAAAAGGTAGGTAAAAGTTAACAAGAACTGCAACTTAATTAAAAAGCAAAGAGTAAATACTTATTTGATCACCAATCATATGACCATGTGTTAGATTTAAGATACAGACCTTTCCCTCAAGGAGGGAAGAGACAAGTAAATGCAAGTTGATATGTGCAAATTTAAGGAATAATACAAgacaacaaatgaggaaatgtcaAATAGGTGTTATGAGAgttcaagggagagagagatcactATGGATTGGACTGGGTAATGAAGGAAGGCTGCATAAaggagtgtgtgtgagtgtgtgtgtgtgtgtgtgtgtgtgtaggggatgacatggtcagatttacaCTTTAGGAAAACTGCTCTTGCAGATGGATTGGATAGAAGCAAGACTATAGACAGGGAGACTCATTAACAGGGTGTCATAATAGTCCTATTGATAAGTGAAGAGGTCCTGAGCTGGGGGCATGACTGAgtgggtagagagaaggggatagatgtgACAGAGGTCATGGAAGTAGAAACCCCAAGATCTGACAGATGATTTTCTATCTAGGGTAAGTGAGAATGAGAAGTCAAAGATAACAAGaaagttgcaagcctgggtgactagaaggatagtgTTGTCTTTGATAATAATAGTGAAGTTCAAAAGGgtggattttggggaaaagatgatgaattctcTTTGGAACAGATTGAGTTGAGATGCCTACAAGATATCCAGTTCAAATGTCCAAAAGGCATTTAGTGACATGGCACTAGAACCCAAGTAAGACTAGGGGTAGATCTAGCAATCATCTGAACAAAGATGATAATTTAACCCAtggtagctgatgagatcactaagagggaaaatgtagattaaaaaaaagggccAAGGAGGGATCCTTTTGGCTATCCTCATCATTAaaaagttctgtcctgggctcacttcttttctccctctacattatttcatttggtgaccCATTAAATCCCAgggatttaatgaccatctctatgctgatgattttcaaatctacctatcctacTACTCCATACTCTGTATTGACCTCAAGTCTCACAGctccaactacctattggacatttcaaactagttgcccagtagacatcttaaactcaacatgtctaaaataggACTTTTTAATCTTTCCTGCTAaactctccctccatcctatttcccctgttACTATAGAGGACAATACCGTCTTTCCATTCCCTAAGGTTTACAACCTATCAGTCATCCTGGAACATCCATATCTCTTATccctatatccaatctattgtcaaGGCTTGGGTATTTCTCCTTTGCAGTGTCTCTTGAAAacactcctttctctcttctgacactgccaccactctggtacaagtccttatcacctcatgtTTTTGGACTATCAAAATAACCTGTTAATGGGTCTGTCTGTCTCAAATTtcttccactccaatccatccttcattcagccactaaaatgattttcttaaaatgcgTGTCTGACCATGGCACTCCTCCTacccaataaattccagtggctccctgttttctccaggatcaaatatagaacCCTCTGTTTAGCATTCTGAGCCCTTAACAGCATagcttcctatctttccagtcttcttacaccttactcccctatCTGTACtcttgatctagtgacactgtcTGAATTTATCCTGCCTGACATTccttctctcagctccaggcattttctttggctgtcccccatgcctggaatgctctctttcttcAACTCCACATACTGCCTCCCTTgcctttctttaagtctcagctaaaatcccctCTTCTATAAGGAAGCCttatgctagtgccttccctctctcaattatcctgtatgtagtttgtttgtatatatttgcttgctgtctctcccattagatcgtgaactctttgagaatgaggactatcttttgcctctttttgtatccatagtgcttagcacagtatctggcacacagtaggcacttaataaatgtctattgattgttTTAAAGACATAGATAATAATCTGccaaaagagagtgagaaagaatgGTCCGACATATCAAATAGACTGAAgtgggggtggagaacctgtggcctcgaggccacatgtggccctctaggtcctcagttgtggccttttgaccgagtccaagttttacagaacaaatccttttattaaggggatttattctgtgaagttcggattcagtcaaagggccacactcgaggacctagaaggtcacatgtggccttgaaggtacaggttcaccacccctggcTAAAGCAAAAAGTTGTTGCTGGGGAACAAAGGGACATAACATAGGTTGGGGCCAGCTTGTTGAGGATCTTGAATGTTAGGCAATCTTTCAGACCCCAAGATCTAATCATGAGGTATTTCTACTAGAAATGGCTTTCCAGGGCTATCATTGCGTTGCCTTGCCAGTTTTATCCACCTCAGAGGTGAGATAAAGTAGCAGGCAGTGGAGGGAAGACAGTAAAAAAGTGAGAGAATAGTTAGGAGGACTGTAATTCCTGAAGCATGCCAAAGGAACAAAACATCCTAGTTGTGTCTTAATTATAGATGTCTAGTGACTTACACACTCTTAGAGAGGGGTGAACCGTCTTCCCAAATCCAGATTCCATCAGAGTTTTTACGGGACAGTCCAATCCAGCGAATATAAACAGTTCTTCCTTTGAGGAAATCCTAAAGAGGACATATAGAAGTCCTACTAGTCAGAGTAACTCACGGTGGTGATAGTTACACAAGATTCCACTACAGTAAAGACAGGAAAATGAGCTGGTGGTCAAATGAAGTAGACCACAGAAGGCTATTAGGGTTCCAAGGTTTGTGGTGTTAGAATGAGAAAGACCCCATTATCTGAGAACTCTAAACAACTGATCTCCTATTATCACTCTGGCAGAGTCTGTTGGTAAGAAGATATTTCACAATTTATGCCCCAAAGGTGGAATACAAGCATGAAATGCAATTAAGTTAGCAAGATGGATGTGAGATAGGATGAGAGTAAAGGCATGTTTTGTGGTTGAGGCTTGAATACTTTTTGAACTGGGTGATAGGATACGATGGTTTCACCTagctttggaaaaatcactttggcaactgagtacagaatggattggaatggagaaCTACTTGAATTAGAGAGACCACTGCAATGATCCAGtaaagaggtgatgaggtcctgaactagggtggtgactaTGTCGgtaaggagaaagggacagaagaGCAAAGGAAAATCTCATAGTAATGAAATATGGCACAGGTTACTTGGTAGGTATGTGATATCTGAGGTTACTGTCCTTCCCCCCACAGGTGCTTACAAGAATCAAGATATAAGTGACAATGGGCTATCCTTCACAACCTGCtgggcttcctttttttttttctgacataaaAGTTctctttccaaaacaaaacaaaacaaaagaatcccTCAAAAACATGACTCCAGTTCACCATTCATCATAGAACTAACTACTCGGTCcacttttttgtttggttttgggttttggggaggcaattggggttaactgacttgctcagggtcacacagctaataagtgtctgaagctggatttgaactcacatcctcctaaccccagggctggtgctctatctgctttgCTACTTCACTTCCACTAATCTGCTGTCAGTGTCCTTATTGTCATAGAATCAATCCCAGAGGTGGAAGAGAGCTCAGAGGTTACTGAGTCCAATCCTTAACTGAAGTAGAAATTGTGTGTAAGACAAGTCATCCCCAACAAGTGTTCATTTTTGCCCTCTTTTTGTATACCTATTTCTCTACCAAGATGGCctcatttcattttcaaactGCTTTGTCTTAGGATCCTACCTCCTCATATTTGGCTGAATTCTTCTTTTCTATAACTTTTAGTCACAGGGAATAATTCTATTCctcagatatatatacatatacacatatatatatatatatgtgtgtgtgtgtgtgtgtgtgtgtgtgtgtgtgtgtgtgtttatgcgtatgtgtagatgtatatgtagtatatgtgtatgtgtatatgtatgtgtatatgtatgcatatatgtatgcatatatggatatggatatggatatgtacTCATACATTTTTCAGGTAGGTCTCTCTGACCTAACTTTGGCCTTGAAGGTTTTTACAGAAACTCAAAGGAGTTTATAGAAATACAGGTGATAAATGTCCACTCTGTTCCCCTGTTAACTGATTTGGGAGTTTCAAAGCATCTTCTGTGTTGCTTGACTGGAGAGAAAGAACAATCCCTAAAAGCCAAGAAAGACTTCCCCGTAGAAGCTTCAGCGGTCCCAGGCAAAGTGAGAGGATATTGTTTACCACTTTCTCAAGAACATCCTACACTTTTTAGAGAGGTCACATTTTGAAGAATCAAGGGGAGTCAGCATGCTAACCTAACCATTTGGAGTCCCAGAGTATTTATTATGGGAATCCCTCCGAAGTGGGATGGGAGTTCAATCTCCTTACCAAAGTATCCTGGCTGGTTATCTTCAGAAGAGTGGCATTCCTTTCAGCACAATATTGTTTACTCTCTGCCCATGTCAGATTGTGTTTGAAGAAACCATAGCATTTGTCTCCATGATATCTCCAGTTGGTGTCACAGGGGTTGTATTTGTGACCTATAGTACAAGACAGAGCAAAGGTACCTCTTCAGTCCAGCAATGATTTCCCACTCTCTCAGTACTGGAGTCTCCCCTCTCAGATCTCAAGACAGCAAAGAAACTCTGGCAGAGCCAGAGGAGATGGACTCAAAAAAGAATAATGAGTCCCCTGATACACTTACCCATAGGCTTTTGAATAAGCTCTTGACAGAAGTTTTTTGCTACTTTCTGGAGAATCTCTGAGAGATTTCCATTCTGAGTATGAAGGTAATCTTGTTTGAAGACTGGGGgagctggggatgggggaagtgaaAGAAATTGAATAATGTTAGTTTATAACACATCAAAGGCCTTTTTATGAATTCAATAGTTGTTGCTCTCAGGATAATTTATAACACACATATAGGGTAGGGTGTTCTGTAAAAGGATGAAGAGAGGAAGTCTGGTACATAGAAAGGTTACTCAAATGATCGGATAATCTAGTTGACAGACTTGCACAAAAGCAGAATGGCCTGCCTTGGAAGTTATTAGGTTCTGTCTCACTAAAAGCTGTCGAACCAAGGCGGATGACCTTGTAGAGGGATTCTCAATCAGTCTTGAGTTAAAACAGTAACTATAgctaagtttgcaaagtgctttaggaatgttatcacatttgatcctcacaagaaccccaggaggtgggtgctattattatccgcatttttacagatgaagaaactaagtcaaacagaggttaaatgactttatcAGTtactgaggtcaaatttgaaagcaagtcttcctggttttaggcccagtgttctattctcTGTACTACTTAGCTGACTTCAGTtggcttctgaagttccttccccTTGTGAGATGCTATGAAAGAGACCCAGAAGGAAAGGTGAAGAATCAAATGACCTCTACAAAAcagaccaatcaatcaacaaacatttgtatgGCACCTGGCCTGTGATGAGCACTGTGCTCGGGGCTgaggacaaagacaaaagtaaaactggGTCTGCTGTCAAAGAAGAATTTACAGCACATTAAAGGAAATGCTCTGTGTTTCCATGGTGGCAGGCCACTAACCAGAGTAAGGGAGGTAGATGAGAAAATCTAGCTAACTAACTAACAAATTAACTCATGAGTGCTTACTCAACAGACCAGAATTTTGGCAACACACCAAATAATGAAATCTCAGAGTTAAAAAGCAACTCAAAGGTTATCCAGTCCAATCCATTCTTCCAGAAACCCCCCACCTAAAGCCACCAATGAACAGTCATCTGGTTTCCacttgaaggcctccagtgatAGAGAACTCACTAGTTCTTTAActgtatattacatattatatatatatatatataatatataaatatattctgacactagaaaaatgatgaataaataagagaaagcCTAAAAAACTGGGTAGCCAGATAGTGAAGTAgattgagcactgggcttggaattaagaagactcttcttcctaagttcaaatatggcctcagatgcttagcagctgtgtgacccagggtaagtcacttaaccctgtttgctttctttgttcctcatttgtaaaattagttggagaagaaaatggcaaaccactccaatatctgctgagaaaaccccaaaatggcatcacagagagttggatgtgactgaacagcaagaacAAAAAGTTAAACTGGAGCAAGAAGGAGTGATGGTTTCCCCACTAGGTCTCTGGAATCATACTACTACATGTAAATTAGGGCTGAAAAAccctctgttttcattttttttttcagtgtttgggATCTTGCATCTCTAAAAGGGCCTAAGTATGGTGAGAGGTTCTTCAGAGGGAAGGTCCCAAGAATGGGGTGTAAATGGATGTTATAAGGATATATAATCAGGTGAATTATAAATTGGGGCTCTTTCCCCATCCCAGTCTTGGGGGCCAGTTGACACTTACACATTATTCCTAGAGTCACCAGACCAGCTGTCAACCCTAGGCACAGGAACAGCAGCGTTACAGCCATTGTACGCCACACAGGAGAAACACTGGGTTCAACTATGGGCAACCAGCAGGAGAGGAGAGTCAGAGAATAGCATGCACCTCCTGGAAACACAGCCTAGGGGCTCCTCCTTACCTTCCCAGGAGCTGACCAGAAATAGAGGCAGCTCCAGAGACCAAGCTTGCCTCTTGTTTATCAGCGTTTCCACACCCATTTCCAAGATATGCTGTTTCCCTGTTGTCTGTCTATACCTTTCCTATACGTTGCATCTATGACATGGGCTAAAACTGCTGATTATTGGATCAACAAAAGGAAGGGGGAGCTATCCTACATCTTTAGCTACCTagagctttttttcattttctcctgttcTGGGTCCTAATAGGGATGTCACTAAAGCTAAGCTGAGTGTGAAGGGAATGGCTCCCCAGAAAGAATCTCTGATCATTACTGCACATTCGTCTCACTGGTAAGTAGGCTTCATTTTCCCTTAATAATAAGATATCTTCAAAGTTGATTTTAGGTTGGGTAGAGTGGAACTTATCAGTCCATTACAAGGCAATCATAGATATTTTCTGGGTGGATAGACAGAGGAGACAGCTATCAATGTTGTGAGGTGCAACAAGAGTTGGTTTTGGAACCAAACACGAGTTCAGATTTTGGCTCTGCAATTTACTACCAATGAGATCTTAGACAATCATTTAATTTCCTGGCATTtcaatttcatctataaaatgaggggttagaaacaaaatagtccctgctctcaaatacTTTGCATTCTTCACTAAATAATATGCTTCTCAGACAAATAATATACACATGGTCACATGACTTCAAAGATACCTTCCGGCTCTAATTCTTTGATCCTGTGATCACCTCTCTCAATGGTCTCACTGTCTTCCCTTATCTTTTCAGCTGTCTCTTTTTCAAATAAAtctgttccccatgtctggacACTACATAACCTCCGGACTCTGGCACATTATTTGGCTGGGCGAAAAATAGATCACAATTGCCTAATgccttaaattttgcaaagcaacatatatatgtgtgtgtgtgtgtgtatatgtaccactatatacatacacatatatgtgtatgtgtgtatacatacatacacatacatatatagatatagatagataaatcttGATATGTCTAGATAGATAAatctagatatatctatatatataaatctagatacacatataaatatatctacatatataaatctagatacacacacacacatatatatagtgtatatatatatatatattatatataatctgaTTTGATTCTCTCAATACCCTGTAAGGTAGTTgcttatattatccccattttacagatgaggaaattaaggtttagaaaagttaagtgattttcacagcatcacagagctagtctaatgtctgagacaggacctcaggtcttcctcattccaagtccagccctttATCCATTATACCGTACCATTTCTACTAAACACACACAGACAATACAAATATACACCTTGTTGTAAATCTAGAGATGGGGCTGTGATTTCATCGGTGTAGGGGACTCCCgggtgagaaaattccttttaccAAAGCAAGTGGGTACTTTCTTCACAATTTATGTCAGATGCCTAGAGTACTAAATGGTTACCTCTTTAATTCTCATACAACCTGGACATGTAAGAAATGAGAATTGGCTCAGTTCTTgtctttgaggccagctctccataGGCATATAAAAATATAGGCACATCCATAAAAGTATATGGATgacactttttcttttaaaggggGGGGGCATTCCTCAATAACTGCTGGAATTAGAATGATCTCAACCTGCTGGCTTTTGGAACAACCAAGGATATTTGAATTCCTACCTGCAAG
It includes:
- the LOC118851155 gene encoding C-type lectin domain family 1 member B-like, whose protein sequence is MQDEDGYITLNFKSRTSAMTSGLAVEPSVSPVWRTMAVTLLFLCLGLTAGLVTLGIMSPPVFKQDYLHTQNGNLSEILQKVAKNFCQELIQKPMGHKYNPCDTNWRYHGDKCYGFFKHNLTWAESKQYCAERNATLLKITSQDTLDFLKGRTVYIRWIGLSRKNSDGIWIWEDGSPLSKSVFKLLVNGEDQHCTYFLKGKIYTSLCNDTHYLMCERKTNTVRIDQLITGKTDAEE